In Halobaculum limi, one DNA window encodes the following:
- a CDS encoding thiolase family protein yields MATPVIAAAYRTPFGRQGGVFADVRSEDLSTALIDHILDEHDVDPDAVDDLMWGVAQQRGEQDNNVARVIALLSELGEGTPATTINRWCASSMQSIISASDAVAAGNRDCIIAGGVESMSRVPMDGDSYQHLHPELSEQYNIFQLQMGMTAEKVAEEHEVSREAQDEFAVRSHQRASAATESGRFDDEIVPIETEEGVVTEDEGIRHDTDVETLAGLSPAFTGDGSVTAGNSSQITDGAAATLVCSKEFADEHGLDVLAEVGTNNVAGVDPTVMGIGPVPATRGLLERAGTDIDDYGLVEVNEAFASQCEYTRRELGIDEDIYNVNGGAIALGHPLGASGARLPVTLIHEMIKRDVDRGLASLCVGFGQGAAIEFSR; encoded by the coding sequence ATGGCAACGCCCGTCATTGCGGCCGCGTATCGAACCCCGTTCGGCAGGCAAGGCGGCGTCTTCGCGGACGTCCGCAGCGAGGATCTGTCGACGGCTCTCATCGACCACATCCTCGACGAACACGACGTCGACCCCGACGCCGTCGACGACCTGATGTGGGGAGTCGCCCAACAGCGTGGCGAACAGGACAACAACGTCGCCCGCGTCATCGCCCTGCTCTCGGAGTTGGGCGAAGGGACACCCGCGACGACGATCAACCGCTGGTGTGCCTCCTCGATGCAGTCGATCATCTCAGCGAGCGACGCGGTCGCCGCGGGCAATCGCGACTGCATCATCGCGGGCGGCGTCGAGTCGATGTCGCGCGTCCCGATGGACGGCGACTCCTACCAGCACCTCCACCCCGAACTCTCCGAGCAGTACAACATCTTCCAGTTGCAGATGGGGATGACCGCCGAGAAGGTCGCCGAGGAGCACGAGGTGTCCCGCGAGGCTCAAGACGAGTTCGCCGTTCGCTCGCACCAGCGTGCGTCTGCGGCGACCGAATCCGGCCGCTTCGACGACGAAATCGTCCCCATCGAGACGGAGGAGGGCGTCGTCACCGAGGACGAGGGCATCCGCCACGACACCGACGTAGAAACGCTGGCGGGTCTGTCACCGGCGTTCACCGGCGACGGGAGCGTGACGGCCGGCAACTCCTCGCAGATCACCGACGGCGCGGCGGCGACGCTCGTCTGCTCGAAGGAGTTCGCGGACGAACACGGCCTCGACGTCCTCGCGGAGGTCGGCACGAACAACGTCGCGGGCGTCGACCCGACCGTGATGGGCATCGGGCCGGTCCCGGCCACCCGCGGCCTGTTGGAGCGTGCGGGCACGGACATCGACGACTACGGTCTGGTCGAGGTGAACGAGGCGTTCGCCTCCCAGTGTGAGTACACCCGCCGCGAACTCGGCATCGACGAGGACATCTACAACGTCAACGGCGGCGCAATCGCGCTTGGCCACCCGCTTGGGGCCTCCGGCGCGCGTCTCCCGGTGACGCTCATCCACGAGATGATCAAACGCGACGTCGACCGCGGCCTCGCGTCGCTGTGTGTCGGCTTCGGCCAAGGCGCGGCGATCGAGTTCAGTCGGTAA